In Pseudomonadales bacterium, a single window of DNA contains:
- a CDS encoding MMPL family transporter, which translates to MNKNRFDLMLERYALWLIRNRLWVVVGSLLMAVGIASGARHLYFVDDYRAYFSAENPQLLAFEELENTYTKNDNILFIVSHPSASIFNAETLTALETLTNASWQLPYSTRVDSIINFQHTYAEGDELVVEDLFGDIESFSTNDIKAKQKVALAEPRLLNRIISPDAKVTAVMVTFQMPEADPAALAKLTLKVRQLAADIRQTYPSLEIRLTGELMINTAFQEIGNKDATHLTPLMYLTIILVVALLLKSVVAVVAVVLLVTLSVLVALGAAGWGGLFLTVTSIAAPTMIMTLAIADAIHILVSMFGFMREGKTQNEALISSFIINFSPILITSVTTAVGFLTLNFVDVPPFKDFGNISAMGVIAAFMLSVIFLPAFISCFRLQPKQTLNIVSVSALGWLADVVIKNRKVFLLSMLVIFGLLLTAIPRNEVNNEIVKFFGPEIQFRQDSDYSLKHLTGLYTVEYSLPALAANGVTEPQYLAHLEAFTKWLRKRPEVMHVSALSDIMKRLNQNLHGDDVNWYRLPDSKELASQYLLLYELSLPFGRDLNNEINISKSASRIVVTLGDVSTNEIKSFRDASESWLKKNAPQQFTYGVGASVMFADIFKRSTETMINGVLVGMLIISAILIFALKSLKYGVLSLLPNLLPAGLAFGIWALWVGQVNMAVSLVMTMTLGIIVDDTVHFMSKYLRARRDYKYNSAESVRYAFTSVGLALVVTSVALAAGFAIMAQSDFALNADSSLLTLITIVLALIVDFLFLPPLLMLVDKD; encoded by the coding sequence GTGAATAAAAATCGATTCGACTTAATGTTGGAACGGTATGCCCTCTGGCTAATCCGAAATCGGCTATGGGTGGTGGTGGGCTCTTTGCTGATGGCTGTTGGTATTGCCAGCGGAGCTCGACACCTTTATTTTGTAGACGATTATCGTGCCTATTTTAGTGCTGAAAACCCTCAGTTGCTGGCATTTGAAGAACTCGAAAACACCTATACTAAGAATGACAATATTCTCTTTATTGTCAGTCATCCCAGCGCTAGCATATTTAATGCTGAGACATTAACCGCGCTTGAAACCTTGACCAATGCTAGTTGGCAACTTCCCTATTCGACGCGAGTAGATTCTATTATTAACTTTCAGCATACCTATGCTGAAGGTGATGAACTGGTGGTCGAAGATTTGTTCGGCGATATTGAGTCTTTCAGTACCAATGATATAAAGGCGAAACAAAAAGTTGCGCTAGCTGAGCCGCGTTTGCTAAATCGAATAATTTCTCCGGATGCAAAGGTGACTGCGGTAATGGTTACCTTTCAAATGCCGGAAGCTGACCCGGCTGCACTCGCAAAACTGACGCTTAAGGTGCGTCAGCTCGCAGCAGATATTCGACAGACTTATCCTAGCCTGGAAATCAGGCTTACGGGCGAGCTGATGATTAACACAGCCTTTCAAGAGATTGGCAACAAAGACGCCACCCACTTAACACCCTTAATGTATTTAACCATTATTTTGGTTGTGGCCTTATTGCTTAAATCCGTGGTTGCGGTGGTTGCCGTTGTCTTGCTTGTCACCTTGTCAGTATTAGTCGCATTGGGGGCGGCTGGTTGGGGCGGTTTGTTTTTAACGGTCACATCCATTGCCGCGCCGACAATGATAATGACCCTGGCTATTGCTGATGCCATTCATATTCTGGTGTCAATGTTTGGCTTTATGCGAGAAGGCAAAACTCAAAACGAAGCTTTGATTAGTAGCTTCATCATCAACTTCTCACCCATTCTCATTACCAGCGTAACGACCGCGGTTGGCTTTTTAACGCTAAATTTTGTTGATGTGCCCCCCTTTAAGGATTTTGGAAATATAAGTGCAATGGGTGTGATCGCTGCATTCATGCTATCAGTCATCTTTTTACCCGCCTTTATCTCTTGCTTCCGACTTCAGCCAAAGCAGACGTTGAACATAGTTTCCGTTTCCGCACTTGGCTGGTTGGCGGACGTTGTTATCAAAAATAGGAAGGTGTTTTTATTAAGCATGCTGGTTATATTTGGTTTACTACTGACCGCAATTCCGAGAAATGAAGTTAACAATGAGATTGTGAAGTTTTTCGGTCCGGAAATACAGTTTCGACAAGATAGCGATTACAGTTTAAAGCACCTTACCGGGTTATACACGGTTGAATATTCTTTACCAGCGTTAGCCGCTAACGGCGTAACTGAGCCTCAATATTTAGCACATTTGGAAGCCTTTACGAAATGGCTTCGCAAGCGCCCAGAAGTGATGCACGTCAGTGCCCTTAGCGATATTATGAAGCGGTTAAATCAAAATCTGCACGGTGATGATGTCAACTGGTATCGATTGCCGGACAGCAAAGAACTCGCATCGCAATACCTATTGCTCTACGAATTATCATTGCCCTTCGGCCGTGACCTGAATAATGAAATAAACATCTCGAAATCAGCGTCACGGATAGTGGTAACTCTTGGTGATGTTTCTACCAACGAGATAAAGAGTTTTCGGGATGCAAGCGAAAGTTGGCTGAAGAAGAATGCGCCTCAGCAGTTTACTTACGGCGTAGGTGCCAGCGTTATGTTTGCCGATATCTTTAAGCGTTCCACAGAAACAATGATAAATGGTGTTCTGGTAGGAATGCTCATCATATCGGCCATTCTCATCTTTGCGTTAAAAAGCCTGAAGTATGGAGTGCTTAGCTTGCTACCGAACCTGCTGCCAGCTGGTCTGGCATTCGGGATTTGGGCTTTATGGGTCGGACAGGTAAATATGGCAGTTTCCCTCGTCATGACGATGACATTGGGCATTATTGTCGATGATACGGTTCATTTTATGAGCAAGTATTTGCGAGCCCGTAGGGACTATAAATACAACAGTGCAGAATCTGTCCGATACGCATTTACTTCAGTCGGTCTGGCTTTAGTCGTCACCAGCGTCGCCTTGGCTGCAGGGTTTGCTATCATGGCACAGTCGGATTTCGCCTTAAACGCGGATAGCTCGCTATTAACCCTGATTACTATAGTATTAGCATTGATTGTTGATTTTTTATTTTTACCACCCTTATTAATGCTGGTGGATAAAGATTAA
- a CDS encoding outer membrane lipoprotein-sorting protein, with amino-acid sequence MPIAAEPSVEKGLAIAVEMDRRDAGFADSASTMEMVLKNRKGDVSTRKLRNRVLEQEEGNKSIFVFDDPLDVKGAALLTFSYKTKNDDQWLYLPALKRTKRISSSNQSGPFMGSEFAYEDMASQEVEKYSYSYLQDEELDGMPVFVLARYPVDQKSGYTRQLLWVDKDEYRPWKIEYYDRKRTLLKTLTFADYQQYLAKYWRPHQMEMINHQTGKSTLLKWDDFQFKNGYTEKDFSLNSLTNIR; translated from the coding sequence ATGCCAATTGCTGCTGAACCAAGTGTTGAGAAAGGCTTGGCGATAGCGGTAGAAATGGATCGAAGGGACGCTGGTTTCGCAGACAGCGCATCCACCATGGAGATGGTGCTAAAAAACCGTAAAGGCGATGTTTCGACCAGAAAATTACGCAACCGAGTACTTGAGCAGGAAGAGGGTAATAAAAGCATTTTTGTATTTGATGATCCCCTGGATGTTAAGGGCGCCGCGTTGTTAACCTTCTCCTATAAAACAAAAAATGATGATCAATGGCTTTATTTGCCCGCTCTGAAAAGGACTAAACGCATTTCCTCTAGTAATCAATCCGGACCTTTTATGGGGAGTGAATTTGCTTATGAGGATATGGCGTCACAGGAGGTTGAAAAGTACTCCTATAGCTACTTGCAGGATGAAGAGTTGGATGGAATGCCGGTTTTTGTCCTGGCGCGTTATCCTGTTGATCAAAAGTCAGGTTATACTCGTCAGCTTTTATGGGTAGACAAGGATGAATATAGGCCCTGGAAGATAGAATACTATGATCGAAAACGCACTTTGTTAAAAACGCTGACTTTTGCGGACTATCAACAATATCTAGCTAAATACTGGCGGCCTCATCAAATGGAGATGATTAATCATCAGACTGGGAAGAGCACCCTGTTGAAATGGGATGATTTCCAATTCAAAAATGGTTACACAGAAAAAGACTTTAGCCTTAATAGTTTGACTAATATACGGTAA